The following coding sequences lie in one Deltaproteobacteria bacterium genomic window:
- a CDS encoding VOC family protein: MAPPAKGKKKKKAKKGAPPVWKAVAGTPATQAVPAPYHTVTVAYTLDNAAAAIEFYKTALGAQERDRMAMPDGRIMHAEISIGDSFLMLSDEMPGMSKSAKTLAGSPVALMLYTPDVDAAMTTATGAGGTAVMPVSDMFWGDRYGAIVDVAGYLWGIATHKEDLTPEEIAERAKAAMPPAAAETAPAPAPAAAPAGAETAAAPTPAS; encoded by the coding sequence ATGGCGCCGCCGGCCAAGGGCAAGAAGAAGAAGAAGGCCAAGAAGGGCGCGCCGCCGGTGTGGAAGGCGGTCGCAGGCACGCCCGCGACGCAAGCCGTGCCCGCGCCGTACCACACCGTGACCGTGGCCTACACCCTCGACAACGCTGCGGCCGCGATCGAGTTCTACAAGACCGCCCTGGGTGCACAGGAGCGCGATCGCATGGCGATGCCCGACGGTCGCATCATGCACGCCGAGATCTCCATCGGTGACTCGTTCCTCATGCTCTCCGACGAGATGCCGGGCATGTCGAAGTCGGCCAAGACCCTCGCGGGCTCGCCGGTGGCGCTGATGCTCTACACGCCCGACGTCGACGCCGCGATGACGACCGCGACCGGTGCCGGTGGCACCGCGGTGATGCCGGTCAGCGACATGTTCTGGGGCGATCGCTACGGCGCGATCGTGGATGTCGCGGGCTACCTGTGGGGCATCGCCACGCACAAGGAAGACCTGACGCCCGAGGAGATCGCCGAGCGGGCCAAGGCAGCGATGCCGCCGGCCGCAGCCGAGACCGCGCCCGCGCCCGCGCCCGCGGCTGCGCCCGCCGGGGCCGAGACCGCCGCCGCGCCGACGCCCGCGAGCTGA
- a CDS encoding serine/threonine protein kinase yields the protein MTALPIDLADQPTLLPPSAEPTIDGPTSAVLADPDALARGTIVSRYVVLQRIGVGGMGVVYAAYDPQLDRRVALKLLSRARSEDTQGRIRMLREAQAMARLTHPNVVAVHDVGEFDERTFIAMEFIAGPTIKAWLAAAPRSWRQVLSVFARAGRGLVAAHEVGLVHRDFKPENVLLTLDATDAVTRVLVTDFGLARDSSDRGETLRDAASIEDTVAFAGTPRYMAPEQFPQAGDRATGPWTDQFSFCVALYEALFGERPFEGTTVHDLGEAVVSGRVREPASRTGVPWRIRQAVLRGLRVDRSQRHPSMQALLAILEHDPARVRRGVVAGGLVVAAAVTAASVQLMFDPGTRKCERGAAEIESVWNEGRSETIAQAFGTLSVPGAGSRWSTMAPNIDAHVAAWREMYVETCTATLVRGQQSGERMDARMRCLQDDRDGLDAVLAELGSVDDVMLQRLETMVLGLPSVDRCIDPRGPSFADLDADALAAVEEGRRQLAVADARNIAGRYLAGITAADLALAAIDGVAVPELRGRILKVKGQLQNRAGESVLAETTLRAALSELAPVGAHEGAAEAWIELIFVVGDALSRPQEALAMQLAAELELAAMGGDAFLQRRLETVLGAVYAEAGKLDEAVAHHQAAIALGESAGASAPALLVLYGNYGNTLYDLGRYREALDAHQHAYDLAVRAYGDAHVQTSTDMMSVARDAEKLGEGEKARALYLRALSIREESLGRDSKGVGEILLNLGVLEYANNELAAAREHGQRALQIFEHRLGPDHVHVAIAHNHLGTVANAEHDGPTALAHYAEAIRIYTLRFGADHPKVAVPNSNAGNVLLDMGDYEAAIARYDRSLEIKTKALGPDHPGLAFECLDKARALIELERFEEAVAMAERGVGLREGVSFDPGELSTGYFVLAQALWAASSSGPAERTRALQLGRKALVTWRDSGIQDTTRLATYEAWLRERGGDLSLADG from the coding sequence ATGACCGCGTTGCCCATCGACCTCGCCGACCAGCCGACGCTGCTGCCCCCCAGCGCGGAGCCGACGATCGATGGGCCGACGTCGGCGGTGCTCGCCGATCCCGATGCGCTCGCGCGCGGCACCATCGTGTCGCGCTACGTGGTGCTGCAGCGCATCGGCGTGGGTGGCATGGGTGTCGTCTACGCCGCCTACGATCCCCAGCTCGATCGTCGGGTCGCGCTCAAGCTGCTGTCGCGCGCGCGATCGGAAGACACCCAGGGTCGCATCCGCATGCTCCGCGAGGCGCAGGCCATGGCACGGCTGACCCACCCCAACGTGGTCGCGGTGCACGACGTCGGTGAGTTCGACGAGCGCACGTTCATCGCGATGGAGTTCATCGCAGGGCCCACCATCAAGGCATGGCTGGCGGCTGCGCCCCGGAGCTGGCGGCAGGTGCTCTCGGTGTTCGCACGGGCGGGTCGCGGGCTGGTCGCGGCCCACGAGGTCGGGCTCGTGCACCGCGACTTCAAGCCCGAGAACGTGCTGCTCACGCTCGACGCCACCGACGCGGTCACGCGCGTGCTCGTGACCGACTTCGGTCTCGCGCGTGACAGCAGCGATCGCGGCGAGACGCTGCGGGACGCCGCGTCGATCGAGGACACCGTCGCGTTCGCCGGCACGCCGCGCTACATGGCGCCCGAGCAGTTCCCACAGGCGGGCGATCGCGCGACCGGGCCGTGGACCGATCAGTTCAGCTTCTGCGTCGCGCTCTACGAGGCGTTGTTCGGCGAGCGGCCGTTCGAGGGCACCACCGTGCACGACCTCGGGGAGGCGGTGGTCTCGGGGCGCGTGCGTGAGCCGGCGTCGCGCACTGGGGTGCCGTGGCGCATTCGCCAGGCCGTGCTCCGCGGCCTGCGGGTCGATCGCAGCCAGCGGCACCCCTCGATGCAGGCGTTGCTCGCGATCCTCGAGCACGATCCCGCGCGGGTGCGTCGGGGCGTCGTCGCCGGTGGGTTGGTGGTCGCCGCGGCCGTCACCGCGGCCTCGGTGCAGTTGATGTTCGATCCCGGCACCCGCAAGTGCGAGCGCGGTGCGGCGGAGATCGAGTCGGTGTGGAACGAGGGGCGGTCCGAGACCATCGCGCAGGCATTCGGCACCCTCTCGGTGCCGGGCGCCGGCTCGCGCTGGTCCACGATGGCGCCCAACATCGACGCGCACGTCGCCGCCTGGCGCGAGATGTACGTCGAGACCTGCACCGCCACGCTGGTGCGTGGGCAGCAGTCGGGCGAGCGCATGGATGCGCGCATGCGTTGCCTGCAGGACGATCGCGACGGCCTCGACGCGGTGCTTGCTGAGCTCGGGAGCGTCGACGACGTGATGCTCCAGCGCCTCGAAACCATGGTGCTGGGCTTGCCCTCGGTCGATCGCTGCATCGATCCGCGGGGGCCGAGTTTCGCCGATCTCGATGCAGACGCGCTCGCTGCGGTCGAGGAGGGCCGACGTCAGCTCGCGGTCGCGGATGCCCGCAACATCGCCGGCCGCTACCTCGCGGGCATCACGGCGGCCGACCTCGCGCTCGCGGCGATCGACGGCGTCGCGGTGCCCGAGCTGCGCGGACGCATCCTGAAGGTGAAGGGGCAGCTGCAGAACCGCGCTGGCGAGTCGGTGCTCGCCGAGACCACGCTGCGCGCCGCATTGTCCGAGCTCGCGCCGGTCGGTGCGCACGAAGGTGCCGCCGAGGCATGGATCGAGCTCATCTTCGTGGTCGGAGATGCGCTCTCGCGACCCCAAGAGGCGCTCGCGATGCAGCTGGCCGCCGAGCTCGAGCTGGCGGCGATGGGCGGCGACGCCTTCTTGCAGCGTCGCCTGGAGACCGTGCTCGGAGCGGTCTACGCCGAGGCCGGCAAGCTCGACGAAGCCGTCGCACATCACCAGGCTGCGATCGCGCTCGGCGAGAGCGCGGGCGCATCCGCGCCGGCCCTGCTGGTGTTGTACGGCAACTACGGCAACACGCTGTACGACCTCGGTCGCTATCGCGAGGCCCTCGACGCCCACCAGCACGCCTACGACCTCGCGGTGCGGGCCTACGGCGATGCGCACGTGCAGACCTCGACCGACATGATGAGCGTCGCGCGCGATGCCGAGAAGCTCGGTGAGGGCGAGAAGGCTCGCGCGTTGTATCTGCGCGCGTTGTCGATCCGCGAGGAGAGTCTCGGCCGTGATTCGAAGGGCGTGGGCGAGATCTTGCTCAACCTCGGCGTGCTCGAGTACGCCAACAACGAGCTGGCTGCGGCACGGGAGCATGGCCAGCGCGCGCTGCAGATCTTCGAGCACCGGCTCGGCCCCGATCACGTCCACGTGGCGATCGCACACAACCACCTCGGCACCGTCGCCAACGCCGAGCACGATGGGCCGACTGCCCTGGCGCACTACGCCGAGGCCATCCGCATCTACACACTGCGCTTCGGCGCCGACCACCCCAAGGTCGCGGTGCCCAACTCCAACGCCGGCAATGTGTTGCTGGACATGGGCGACTACGAAGCCGCGATCGCGCGCTATGATCGCTCGCTCGAGATCAAGACCAAGGCGCTCGGCCCCGATCATCCCGGGCTGGCCTTCGAGTGCCTCGACAAAGCTCGTGCGTTGATCGAGCTCGAGCGCTTCGAGGAGGCGGTCGCGATGGCCGAGCGCGGCGTCGGACTGCGCGAGGGGGTGTCGTTCGATCCCGGTGAGCTTTCGACCGGCTACTTCGTGCTCGCGCAGGCGCTGTGGGCCGCGAGCAGCTCGGGTCCGGCGGAGCGAACGCGCGCGCTGCAGCTCGGCCGCAAGGCCCTCGTCACCTGGCGCGACAGCGGCATCCAGGACACCACGCGGCTCGCGACCTACGAGGCGTGGCTGCGCGAGCGCGGCGGCGATCTCTCGCTGGCCGACGGCTAG
- a CDS encoding flavodoxin family protein, whose product MADIDPRKGQPSVHLTAEAFRARARERFVDSGFRAVDDAIDRIVGVAHEAYEAGRKAPRTRAAGPGYHDPSYELSVDWLATRERIEAAGERWRDRSHPRRILLISGSPRNDQTCPGEQPKSHRLLELARESIATAGDVETDVLDLGRITAEYGRNIHPCKGCVSTAMPLCHWPCSCYPNHGLGQVQDWMAEIYERWIAAHGVMIITPVHWYQAPSVLKLMIDRLVCADGGNPDPTLTGGKDPRRAKQVELDGWDYPKHLAGRAFSVVVHGDAEGVRGLTSSLVDWLTTLGLTSAGPQATVGRYIGYLRPYATNHVDLELDDAVEAEVHNAAITLCRAVRVMREGRWPPGDAPLPEPRPK is encoded by the coding sequence ATGGCCGACATCGATCCACGCAAGGGCCAGCCCAGCGTGCACCTGACGGCGGAAGCCTTCCGTGCGCGGGCCCGCGAGCGCTTCGTCGATTCCGGGTTTCGTGCGGTCGACGACGCGATCGACCGCATCGTCGGCGTCGCCCACGAAGCGTACGAGGCCGGTCGCAAGGCCCCGCGCACGCGTGCGGCCGGGCCCGGCTACCACGATCCCAGCTACGAGCTCTCGGTCGACTGGCTCGCGACCCGCGAGCGCATCGAGGCGGCGGGTGAGCGCTGGCGCGACCGATCGCACCCGCGACGAATCCTGCTCATCAGCGGCTCGCCACGCAACGATCAGACCTGCCCCGGCGAGCAGCCCAAGAGCCATCGCCTGCTGGAGCTCGCGCGCGAGAGCATCGCGACGGCGGGTGACGTGGAGACCGACGTACTCGATCTCGGCCGCATCACCGCCGAGTACGGGCGCAACATCCACCCGTGCAAGGGCTGCGTCTCCACTGCGATGCCGCTGTGTCACTGGCCGTGCTCGTGCTACCCCAACCACGGTCTCGGTCAGGTGCAGGACTGGATGGCGGAGATCTACGAGCGGTGGATCGCCGCGCACGGGGTCATGATCATCACCCCCGTGCACTGGTATCAGGCACCCAGCGTGCTCAAGCTGATGATCGATCGGTTGGTGTGCGCCGACGGTGGCAACCCCGATCCCACGCTGACCGGCGGCAAGGATCCTCGCCGCGCCAAGCAGGTCGAGCTCGATGGCTGGGACTACCCCAAGCACCTGGCGGGCCGCGCCTTCTCGGTGGTGGTGCATGGCGACGCCGAGGGTGTGCGCGGACTGACCTCGTCGCTGGTCGACTGGCTCACGACCCTGGGCCTCACCTCGGCCGGGCCGCAGGCGACCGTGGGCCGCTACATCGGCTACCTGCGGCCGTACGCGACCAACCATGTCGATCTCGAACTCGACGATGCGGTCGAGGCCGAGGTCCACAACGCCGCGATCACGCTGTGCCGTGCGGTCAGGGTGATGCGCGAGGGTCGGTGGCCGCCCGGCGACGCGCCGCTGCCCGAGCCGCGCCCGAAGTGA